One part of the Tachyglossus aculeatus isolate mTacAcu1 chromosome 26, mTacAcu1.pri, whole genome shotgun sequence genome encodes these proteins:
- the LOC119946128 gene encoding gap junction delta-2 protein-like — MGEWTILERLLEAAVQQHSTMIGRILLTVVVIFRILIVAIVGETVYEDEQAMFLCNTLQPGCAQACYDRAFPISHIRYWVFQIILVCTPSLCFITYSIHQAAKQREERPAADPPPPPPPRPPVNGIPAHGVRDEAARPAAKEPVAGGPGSRSRFYVVQVVFRNVLELGFLAGQYLLYGFRVPAVVACGRYPCLREVECYVSRPTEKSVFLVFMFAVSGVCVLLNLAELNHLGWRKVRGAVRGARGGRRDRVPLHPALGRTQSSESAYV, encoded by the coding sequence gatccTGCTGACGGTGGTGGTCATCTTCCGCATCCTGATCGTGGCCATCGTGGGGGAGACGGTGTACGAAGACGAGCAGGCCATGTTCCTGTGCAACACGCTGCAGCCCGGCTGCGCCCAGGCCTGCTACGACCGCGCTTTCCCCATCTCGCACATCCGCTACTGGGTCTTCCAGATCATCCTGGTGTGCACGCCCAGCCTCTGCTTCATCACCTACTCCATCCACCAGGCCGCCAAGCAGCGGGAGGAGCGGCCCGCGGCcgacccgccgcccccgccgccgccccggccTCCGGTCAACGGCATCCCGGCCCACGGCGTCCGGGACGAGGCGGCCCGCCCCGCGGCCAAGGAGCCGGTGGCGGGCGGGCCGGGGTCCCGCTCCCGCTTCTACGTGGTGCAGGTCGTCTTCCGCAACGTGCTGGAGCTGGGCTTCCTGGCCGGCCAGTACCTGCTGTACGGCTTCCGCGTGCCGGCCGTGGTGGCCTGCGGCCGCTACCCGTGCCTGCGCGAGGTGGAGTGCTACGTGTCGCGCCCCACGGAGAAGAGCGTCTTCCTGGTGTTCATGTTCGCCGTCAGCGGCGTCTGCGTCCTGCTCAACCTGGCCGAGCTCAACCACCTGGGCTGGCGGAAGGTGCGGGGGGCCGTCAGGGGGGCCCGCGGGGGCCGCAGAGATCGGGTGCCCCTGCACCCCGCCCTGGGCCGCACCCAGTCCAGCGAGTCGGCCTACGTGTga